TCGCCGACCGGCCGCAAGCGCAACAGGTTCGTCGCGTCCGGAACCGCGATATTCTGCTTTGTCAGGTCAAAATAGGCGGCCGTCATGCGGAGGCGGCCGTCCCAGAATTCAGTTTTGACGCCGGCCTCCCACTGCTGCCCGCTTTGAGGTCGCATCTTGACCCCATCCGTTCGGAAAAAGACATTGGAGGGCCCTAAGCTCTGCGTATAACTTCCGTAGAGCGAGAGCCAGGACAGGGGCTGCCACAGCAACCCGCCGCGCGGGCTCAAGCGGTCTTCCGCATAGGTGGTCACGCCCAGCTGATTGTCCCTCCCCAACGCATAGTCGTATCGCGCCCCGGCCAGCAGATGCAGGTGATAGGGTAATTCGATCTGATCCTGCAGATACAGGCCGTGCCAGGTCTCCGCATTGCTGCCGTTGAAGGAGCCTTGATCGAAGACCGGCGCCGGATTGCTGAAGGTGGGCGCAAAGATGTTGAAGGGCGGAGCGGGCACCGCATTGTCGCCGGCGAACTTATTGAGAATATAGAAGAGGTCATAGCCGGCGAGGAGCGTATGCCTGGCGACTCCGGTGTTCAGGTGTCCGGTGAGGTTGAACGTCGCCTGGTAGTTCCGCTGTGTACTGGGTCCATTGAAATAAAACCGTTCGAGGTCGCCGTTGGCCTGCGCGAAGTTGAAGAACAGATTATTATCGACTGCCGTTTTCAGATGTGTGTACGAGAGGCGGAGACTGGCCTCCCAATCGGCACTCAATCGATGAGTTCCGTGAAGGCCGGCAAAATAGCGATCGCCCAGATTCTGGTTGAATCCAGGATCGATGACGGTATCATGGCGCCCGATCGGAGCCGGACGATTCCCGATCACCGGCGTGCCGAATTCCCGCGTCCGGTCGAAGTGTAGATATTCCAACTCGGCGGTGATCTGCGTCCGTGGGCTGATATTCCACTTCAGCACCGGCGCCACAAACAGGTTATCTTCCTTCATGAACCGCCGAAACGAGCCAGAGTCCTCGTAGGACACATTCACACGATAGAGCAGCGTGTCGTCCTTGGTCAGCGGCCCGGTCGCATCGGCCGTGGTGCGGTAGAAATTGTAGGAACCGAATTGTTGCTGAACGGAGTAATAGGGAGTCGCCAGCGGCTGTTTCGTCACGATGTTGACGATGCCGCCCGGCTCCGACCGTCCATACAGA
The Nitrospira sp. DNA segment above includes these coding regions:
- a CDS encoding TonB-dependent siderophore receptor; this translates as MSFEVLPGIQSDRTRPDTKVYVGNGRVASRFLLMLFCLMAFTACIGPHKPVPTQGSQSTQVPTEAEPAQERVDREAARSEPAPVPVVPLPAPPMARTPVETSGTPSAQAEVPVVDVKPVLVLAQSEAYKVSQANTATKTDTPIMQTPFSVQVVPQQVIRDQQAVRLETAVQNVSGVIVQRGANGDTSDSFVIRGFNVDRTYRNGVLGGGNNGQGKREMANVERVEVLKGPGAILYGRSEPGGIVNIVTKQPLATPYYSVQQQFGSYNFYRTTADATGPLTKDDTLLYRVNVSYEDSGSFRRFMKEDNLFVAPVLKWNISPRTQITAELEYLHFDRTREFGTPVIGNRPAPIGRHDTVIDPGFNQNLGDRYFAGLHGTHRLSADWEASLRLSYTHLKTAVDNNLFFNFAQANGDLERFYFNGPSTQRNYQATFNLTGHLNTGVARHTLLAGYDLFYILNKFAGDNAVPAPPFNIFAPTFSNPAPVFDQGSFNGSNAETWHGLYLQDQIELPYHLHLLAGARYDYALGRDNQLGVTTYAEDRLSPRGGLLWQPLSWLSLYGSYTQSLGPSNVFFRTDGVKMRPQSGQQWEAGVKTEFWDGRLRMTAAYFDLTKQNIAVPDATNLLRLRPVGEAQTRGIELDITGEILPGWQVIAAYSYLPFAKITHDVADDGAGNPTAGGTGNRLFLAAKDSGSIWSTYEFQDEALRGLKVGGGVVAVGERQGDIANTFQLPGYVTANLMASYQWHVGMTRLTAQLNVNNLFDTNHFAGSDGFNSAMFGTPRFFMGSIRMEF